One Pectinophora gossypiella chromosome 21, ilPecGoss1.1, whole genome shotgun sequence genomic region harbors:
- the LOC126376486 gene encoding DNA ligase 1 isoform X1, producing MNNLNKLLKSCRIVVSLAKRPVFVEVNTRIYSKYSAIVFTHNLDHFVIRNMSQKSIKSFFTITPKKTAEMKEETKDESPSSSPKKNDNTMINESPPVTNGKEKRTSRRQRLESSDEESQSPKPTKRKSSPTSSEKKKNTKRQRIESSESEAGSPVKVEEKIEVKIEKTHQPKTYASPKSKKTKATSTKDKISSSVEKKTLREKNEKTSPAKKSPTKLTVKEEISPTQKKIVPMSAFVKKENGVGEKKDGEVKKEGDRVPEEEYNPAKPKYHPIDDACWSKGEEVPYLALAKTLEAIEAISARLKIVEILANFFRSVLALTPEDLLPCVYMCLNQLAPAYHSLELGMAETYLMKTIGQCTGRTLAQVKSAAQKTGDLGLVAEQARATQRTMFTPPPLKARKVFAALKEVAHMTGQASVNKKIAKIQSLYIACRNVEARYLIRSLEGKLRIGLAEQSVLQALAVATTLTPPGPNGVETLDASKGLSAEQLKAKIDEQALIIKTTYCECPNYELLVPALLQHGVQQLQQHCRLTPGIPLKPMLAHPTKGLHEVFNRFENQEFTCEWKYDGERAQIHVPAVPDNDTPDFSNAAVFSRNQENNTSKYPDILRRLPTLLKPGVHSCVLDTEAVAYDVEKKQILPFQILSTRKRKDANEADIKVQVCVFVFDLLYLNGRALVRQPLAERRALLKEHFHEVEGEWQFATSRDCTSMEEVQQFLDESIKGSCEGLMVKMLQGENSRYDIARRSHNWLKLKKDYLEGVGDSIDAVVIGAYLGRGKRTGVYGGFLLACCDGSGEEYQALCKIGTGFTDEGLKARAEELEPHIVSGPKSYYRFDASHTPDVWFEPARVWEVRCADLSLSPAHRAAIGLVDPDKGISLRFPRFIRVRDDKTPEEATTAQQIASMYLAQDQVKNTGTKITNLDDFY from the exons ATGAATAACTTGaacaaattactaaagtcaTGTAGAATAGTAGTATCACTTGCTAAACGACCTGTATTTGTAGAGGTAAATACAAGAATATATTCCAAATATTCAGCAATAGTTTTCACACATAATTTAGATCATTTTGTTATCAGAAACATGTCTCAGAAGAGTATAAAATCGTTTTTCACTATCACTCCGAAGAAAACTGCTGAAATGAAGGAGGAAACGAAG GACGAATCTCCTTCAAGTTCTCCTAAGAAGAATGATAATACAATGATAAATGAATCACCGCCTGTTACTAATGGAAAAGAAAAG AGAACTTCAAGAAGACAAAGGCTAGAAAGTAGTGATGAGGAGTCCCAGTCACCCAAACCTACGAAAAGGAAGTCATCTCCTACTAGTTCTGaaaag AAAAAGAACACGAAGCGGCAAAGAATTGAAAGCTCAGAAAGTGAAGCAGGGTCACCGGTCAAGGTTGAGGAGAAAATTGAAGTGAAAATAGAAAAGACGCACCAACCTAAGACATATGCATcaccaaaaagtaaaaaaaccaAAGCGACATCaacaaaagataaaatatcatcatcagtaGAGAAAAAGACTTTACGAGAGAAAAATGAGAAGACAAGTCCGGCTAAAAAATCTCCTACTAAATTGACTGTGAAAGAAGAGATATCTCCTACTCAAAAGAAGATAGTTCCTATGAGTGCTTTTGTTAAGAAAGAGAATGGAGTGGGTGAGAAGAAAGATGGGGAAGTCAAGAAGGAAGGAGACAGAGTACCAG AGGAAGAATATAACCCAGCGAAACCAAAGTACCATCCGATCGACGACGCGTGTTGGTCAAAGGGCGAGGAAGTCCCATACTTAGCTCTAGCCAAGACCCTAGAAGCCATAGAAGCGATTTCAGCTCGACTCAAGATCGTGGAGATACTGGCTAACTTCTTCCGTTCAGTACTAGCACTGACTCCTGAAGATTTACTTCCTTGTGTGTATATGTGCTTGAATCAGCTGGCACCGGCGTATCATAGCTTAGAGTtgg GTATGGCAGAAACCTATCTAATGAAAACGATAGGTCAATGTACGGGGCGCACTCTAGCCCAGGTCAAGAGCGCGGCACAGAAGACGGGCGATCTCGGGCTGGTAGCGGAGCAGGCGCGTGCTACCCAACGAACCATGTTCACTCCGCCACCGCTCAAAGCCAGGAAAGTCTTCGCTGCTCTCAAGGAAGTCGCCCATATGACTG GGCAAGCTTCAGTCAACAAGAAGATTGCTAAGATACAGTCCCTGTACATCGCGTGTAGGAACGTCGAAGCAAGATACTTAATCAG GTCGCTGGAAGGCAAGCTTCGTATCGGCCTGGCGGAGCAATCTGTGCTCCAAGCGCTGGCGGTGGCCACGACGCTGACGCCTCCTGGACCCAACGGCGTCGAGACGTTAGACGCTTCCAAGGGATTGTCTGCTGAACAGCTCAAG GCAAAAATAGACGAACAAGCTCTGATAATAAAGACGACATACTGCGAATGTCCGAACTACGAGCTGCTGGTGCCGGCGTTGCTGCAACACGGGGTGCAGCAGTTGCAGCAACACTGCCGGCTGACGCCCGGAATACCGCTCAAGCCCATGTTGGCACATCCCACCAAAGGACTACACGAGGTGTTCAACAG ATTTGAGAACCAAGAGTTCACATGCGAGTGGAAGTACGACGGAGAACGCGCTCAGATCCACGTCCCAGCTGTACCTGACAACGACACACCAGACTTCAG CAATGCAGCTGTATTCAGCCGCAACCAGGAGAACAACACGAGCAAGTACCCGGACATACTGAGGCGTCTGCCCACCCTGCTGAAGCCGGGGGTGCATAGCTGCGTGCTCGACACAGAGGCTGTGGCATACGATGTCGAGAAGAAACAGATACTGCCCTTCCAG ATCCTATCAACCCGTAAACGCAAGGACGCGAACGAAGCGGACATCAAAGTGcaagtgtgtgtgtttgtgttcgACCTGCTGTACCTCAACGGGCGCGCGCTGGTGCGGCAGCCGCTGGCCGAGAGACGGGCTCTGTTGAAGGAGCACTTCCACGAGGTCGAAG GTGAATGGCAGTTCGCGACGTCCAGAGACTGCACGTCGATGGAAGAAGTACAGCAGTTCTTGGACGAGTCCATCAAGGGCTCCTGTGAGGGGCTCATGGTGAAGATGCTGCAAGGGGAGAACTCCAGATATGACATCGCACGCCGCTCGCATAACTGGCTTAAG CTAAAGAAAGACTACCTGGAGGGCGTGGGCGACAGTATAGACGCGGTGGTGATCGGGGCGTACCTCGGCCGCGGCAAGCGGACTGGGGTCTACGGCGGGTTCCTGCTAGCGTGCTGCGACG gtagCGGCGAAGAATACCAAGCGCTTTGCAAGATCGGCACGGGGTTCACAGATGAGGGGCTGAAGGCCAGGGCTGAAGAGTTGGAACCGCACATCGTATCTGGGCCCAAGTCTTATTATAG GTTCGACGCGTCGCACACGCCGGACGTGTGGTTCGAGCCGGCGCGCGTGTGGGAGGTGCGCTGCGCAGACCTGTCGCTGTCGCCCGCGCACCGCGCCGCCATCGGGCTGGTGGACCCCGACAAGGGCATCTCCTTAAGGTTCCCCAG ATTCATACGTGTTCGTGACGACAAGACGCCGGAGGAGGCGACGACTGCGCAGCAGATAGCGTCCATGTACCTCGCGCAGGACCAGGTCAAGAACACTGGTACTAAAATTACCAACCTTGACGACTTTTATTGA
- the LOC126376486 gene encoding DNA ligase 1 isoform X2, giving the protein MSQKSIKSFFTITPKKTAEMKEETKDESPSSSPKKNDNTMINESPPVTNGKEKRTSRRQRLESSDEESQSPKPTKRKSSPTSSEKKKNTKRQRIESSESEAGSPVKVEEKIEVKIEKTHQPKTYASPKSKKTKATSTKDKISSSVEKKTLREKNEKTSPAKKSPTKLTVKEEISPTQKKIVPMSAFVKKENGVGEKKDGEVKKEGDRVPEEEYNPAKPKYHPIDDACWSKGEEVPYLALAKTLEAIEAISARLKIVEILANFFRSVLALTPEDLLPCVYMCLNQLAPAYHSLELGMAETYLMKTIGQCTGRTLAQVKSAAQKTGDLGLVAEQARATQRTMFTPPPLKARKVFAALKEVAHMTGQASVNKKIAKIQSLYIACRNVEARYLIRSLEGKLRIGLAEQSVLQALAVATTLTPPGPNGVETLDASKGLSAEQLKAKIDEQALIIKTTYCECPNYELLVPALLQHGVQQLQQHCRLTPGIPLKPMLAHPTKGLHEVFNRFENQEFTCEWKYDGERAQIHVPAVPDNDTPDFSNAAVFSRNQENNTSKYPDILRRLPTLLKPGVHSCVLDTEAVAYDVEKKQILPFQILSTRKRKDANEADIKVQVCVFVFDLLYLNGRALVRQPLAERRALLKEHFHEVEGEWQFATSRDCTSMEEVQQFLDESIKGSCEGLMVKMLQGENSRYDIARRSHNWLKLKKDYLEGVGDSIDAVVIGAYLGRGKRTGVYGGFLLACCDGSGEEYQALCKIGTGFTDEGLKARAEELEPHIVSGPKSYYRFDASHTPDVWFEPARVWEVRCADLSLSPAHRAAIGLVDPDKGISLRFPRFIRVRDDKTPEEATTAQQIASMYLAQDQVKNTGTKITNLDDFY; this is encoded by the exons ATGTCTCAGAAGAGTATAAAATCGTTTTTCACTATCACTCCGAAGAAAACTGCTGAAATGAAGGAGGAAACGAAG GACGAATCTCCTTCAAGTTCTCCTAAGAAGAATGATAATACAATGATAAATGAATCACCGCCTGTTACTAATGGAAAAGAAAAG AGAACTTCAAGAAGACAAAGGCTAGAAAGTAGTGATGAGGAGTCCCAGTCACCCAAACCTACGAAAAGGAAGTCATCTCCTACTAGTTCTGaaaag AAAAAGAACACGAAGCGGCAAAGAATTGAAAGCTCAGAAAGTGAAGCAGGGTCACCGGTCAAGGTTGAGGAGAAAATTGAAGTGAAAATAGAAAAGACGCACCAACCTAAGACATATGCATcaccaaaaagtaaaaaaaccaAAGCGACATCaacaaaagataaaatatcatcatcagtaGAGAAAAAGACTTTACGAGAGAAAAATGAGAAGACAAGTCCGGCTAAAAAATCTCCTACTAAATTGACTGTGAAAGAAGAGATATCTCCTACTCAAAAGAAGATAGTTCCTATGAGTGCTTTTGTTAAGAAAGAGAATGGAGTGGGTGAGAAGAAAGATGGGGAAGTCAAGAAGGAAGGAGACAGAGTACCAG AGGAAGAATATAACCCAGCGAAACCAAAGTACCATCCGATCGACGACGCGTGTTGGTCAAAGGGCGAGGAAGTCCCATACTTAGCTCTAGCCAAGACCCTAGAAGCCATAGAAGCGATTTCAGCTCGACTCAAGATCGTGGAGATACTGGCTAACTTCTTCCGTTCAGTACTAGCACTGACTCCTGAAGATTTACTTCCTTGTGTGTATATGTGCTTGAATCAGCTGGCACCGGCGTATCATAGCTTAGAGTtgg GTATGGCAGAAACCTATCTAATGAAAACGATAGGTCAATGTACGGGGCGCACTCTAGCCCAGGTCAAGAGCGCGGCACAGAAGACGGGCGATCTCGGGCTGGTAGCGGAGCAGGCGCGTGCTACCCAACGAACCATGTTCACTCCGCCACCGCTCAAAGCCAGGAAAGTCTTCGCTGCTCTCAAGGAAGTCGCCCATATGACTG GGCAAGCTTCAGTCAACAAGAAGATTGCTAAGATACAGTCCCTGTACATCGCGTGTAGGAACGTCGAAGCAAGATACTTAATCAG GTCGCTGGAAGGCAAGCTTCGTATCGGCCTGGCGGAGCAATCTGTGCTCCAAGCGCTGGCGGTGGCCACGACGCTGACGCCTCCTGGACCCAACGGCGTCGAGACGTTAGACGCTTCCAAGGGATTGTCTGCTGAACAGCTCAAG GCAAAAATAGACGAACAAGCTCTGATAATAAAGACGACATACTGCGAATGTCCGAACTACGAGCTGCTGGTGCCGGCGTTGCTGCAACACGGGGTGCAGCAGTTGCAGCAACACTGCCGGCTGACGCCCGGAATACCGCTCAAGCCCATGTTGGCACATCCCACCAAAGGACTACACGAGGTGTTCAACAG ATTTGAGAACCAAGAGTTCACATGCGAGTGGAAGTACGACGGAGAACGCGCTCAGATCCACGTCCCAGCTGTACCTGACAACGACACACCAGACTTCAG CAATGCAGCTGTATTCAGCCGCAACCAGGAGAACAACACGAGCAAGTACCCGGACATACTGAGGCGTCTGCCCACCCTGCTGAAGCCGGGGGTGCATAGCTGCGTGCTCGACACAGAGGCTGTGGCATACGATGTCGAGAAGAAACAGATACTGCCCTTCCAG ATCCTATCAACCCGTAAACGCAAGGACGCGAACGAAGCGGACATCAAAGTGcaagtgtgtgtgtttgtgttcgACCTGCTGTACCTCAACGGGCGCGCGCTGGTGCGGCAGCCGCTGGCCGAGAGACGGGCTCTGTTGAAGGAGCACTTCCACGAGGTCGAAG GTGAATGGCAGTTCGCGACGTCCAGAGACTGCACGTCGATGGAAGAAGTACAGCAGTTCTTGGACGAGTCCATCAAGGGCTCCTGTGAGGGGCTCATGGTGAAGATGCTGCAAGGGGAGAACTCCAGATATGACATCGCACGCCGCTCGCATAACTGGCTTAAG CTAAAGAAAGACTACCTGGAGGGCGTGGGCGACAGTATAGACGCGGTGGTGATCGGGGCGTACCTCGGCCGCGGCAAGCGGACTGGGGTCTACGGCGGGTTCCTGCTAGCGTGCTGCGACG gtagCGGCGAAGAATACCAAGCGCTTTGCAAGATCGGCACGGGGTTCACAGATGAGGGGCTGAAGGCCAGGGCTGAAGAGTTGGAACCGCACATCGTATCTGGGCCCAAGTCTTATTATAG GTTCGACGCGTCGCACACGCCGGACGTGTGGTTCGAGCCGGCGCGCGTGTGGGAGGTGCGCTGCGCAGACCTGTCGCTGTCGCCCGCGCACCGCGCCGCCATCGGGCTGGTGGACCCCGACAAGGGCATCTCCTTAAGGTTCCCCAG ATTCATACGTGTTCGTGACGACAAGACGCCGGAGGAGGCGACGACTGCGCAGCAGATAGCGTCCATGTACCTCGCGCAGGACCAGGTCAAGAACACTGGTACTAAAATTACCAACCTTGACGACTTTTATTGA